The sequence below is a genomic window from Venturia canescens isolate UGA chromosome 9, ASM1945775v1, whole genome shotgun sequence.
CTTTATCGTTGCATCCGCGGTTATTCGATCTCTCGATATCTCACTCACTGCATCACGTTGAAGTACATATTAAGATTTTCCCTCGGACAGATGGCCCAGTCCCTCTTGTAACCCATCATCAGAATGTTGGGTCGTAATTTTCCCAAACCGGAAGCCTGCAAAAAGGAGGTGGCGCCCTGTTGAAAAGTAACTCCATCGGCGAGCGTGTAAAAGGCTTTGATTTTGTGGCTGCGGAACCAACCGGTGGATTTCGTTGTCATGCTCGCTCGAGTTTTGTAAGACACGGGAATCTGGAAATACAGTAGGCGCGTTGCCgagtataaaataaatatttggtGAAAAAGCATACAGGGAGGAGGCTCGACAGGCGTTACCTCGATAATGTTGCCGCAAATCAAAAGACTCTGCCTCTTGGTTATTCGATAGGCGAAATTAACGAGACCCATTCTTTCGCTCGGTGTGCCGCTCAGGAGCAGCAACTGGGGTCGATAATTTTTCACGTGTTCCTCAACGCGATCCAATTGCTGTACCGCGGTCAACGCGTTGTTGTACGTTTGGGCCTGCGTCGTCGAGCCCCAATTAACGTCTGTCGAGTTTTAAAAGCAAATCTATCATCGACACGGGCCTTGGCGTTTTTTCAAGTGCTTTCTTCCTATTCGCGACGAATTTACCTGGTTTTCTGTAGGCTACTATGAGATAAAGACCCAAAACAACAGAGAGGGTTATCAGGGCGGTCCACCACGAAATGAGAAACATAACGGCGACGCACAGAATCGCACCGGCGAGACTCAGCCACATGTTGTAGTACTATAGAGGCAACAACacaatttatttatcaatgaaaTTGTGGAATATTTTTGCTTCTCTCGAGGCTTACCTTGAAAGTGGGCCTCCATCCGATCGGTCTGGCAAGCGAGGCGTGAAACGTACTGAAATTAACGAGGGTGTACGCGGCCAAAAAGAAATTGGAGATCAACGGAGCGATGGCATTTAATTGgcctaaaaaatgaaaaatcgggaCGAGCGGAATTGGATGAAAacgatgagagagaaaaagagagactcTTGAAGATGGGCACGCACGCATTACCGATCAGAATGAAGCCAACGGCAATGACAAACGTCAACAAATATCCTCGAACAGGTTCCCTTCCCTCCTGGCCGCTGAACCAGTGAATCCCGGGATAGAGACGATCCTGGCAAAGAGCTTGAAATACTTTTGGCGCCGAGACGAGGGAGGCAAGAGCGCTCGAGAGCGTTGCCGCAAAACAGCCGGCGTAGATGAACGGTCCGAAGAGAGAAACAAGCTCGATAACCTGTGCACGCGGACACGCGCTCTCATAAACATCGAGTATACAAACGCGAAAATAAGTTGCGACGAGGGGGCGCGAAAGACTCACCTGAAAACTGTTGTGGCTCCCGTATGGACAAGAATTGGTACAATTGAAATCCGTTCCATAAATGCTCCACGGCCGATCGAGGGCCTCGCCCGAAGTGAGATTCTCGGTGGCGACGTGGCTCAACAAATCGGTCACGTTGCCCGATGCGTCTCTGAGAACGCTACCGCCGATCATGAACGCCATTAGAAGATACGAGAGGGTCGTCAGAAGGATCGCCAATAAAGTTCCTTTCGGTATAGCCGATTGGGGATCCTTGTTGTCATCGTTCATCATTCCGTTTACAATCggaaacagagaaaaaaaaacacacgcacGAGGCTCGGATGAAGGAGGAGATCGCGAGTAAAGATTAAGAGAGAAATAAAGTGAAACGAGGCGAGCGAATGTCACGGCCGAGGCGCGCGGACGCTCATGAAAGGACAAAATCACCTTCAAGTCCCCGGATATATTCGCACCTGCCAGAATACCGGTTGCCGCCGGGAAGAATATCGCtaggactgaaaaaaaattgtgctcgACGCCCTCGCTGTATCTGTAGTCCGGACGGAAATTCTCCTTTAGAAGCGCGGCTatcgagggagggagggaaggAACCCGTGTTTGAGCgtgtttctttcatttttatcatcatcTATCGactaaataatataaaaacgaTACGTTTCGAGATAGCCGATACAAGTAACTAAAGGCGAACGCGTACCACTGTAGCCGACGTAGCCTTTGGCCCTCTCAACATCGTTCTTCGGCCCGACGAACGAACCGACCGTAAAGTCGAGGATCGCTACCAGCAGCACGATCAAAAGACCGAATTGCGCCTTGGCCTCCCACTCCATCCCGATCATCACGATCAGGAGCAGCAGTACGATCGTGATGCAACCTTatccgagagagagagagagagagagaaaaaaaaaacaactcatAAATGAATCCGTGTGATCCGAGTAAACCGAGGGAAATCTCAAACTCTCGAGTCACATTGTCTCACCGATTATTCTGATGTCCGTACTCGCACAGTCGACCATACAGAGTCCGTAAGTCTTGAGGCAGTCGACCATGCTCTCGCAAAATCCAACGACGTACATCGAGCACGCAACGGCATTCGCCAGGGAAAATATCAAACCGATCGATCCACCGAATTCCGGACCGAGGGATCTCGAAATCATGTAATACGTTCCGCCTGAAAAGAGCAACGTAACTACTGAATAATCTTAGACGACGTTGCTGCGGTTTAGCGAGCGCAACGTGACAAGTGAGCCCCCAACCTCCTTTGATGAGTCCGTTGGTACTTATGGCCGACATCGAGAGCGACGTTATCGTCGTGACGACCGTCGTCGTTAAAATCAGCAATATCGCTTCCCCTAAACATTCGAAAAGTACAGTTATTACGTATACGTTTAAAAAGCGGTGAAGAAACAGGAGCGGCTTTCGCTCCGATAATTACCGACTCCGGTCTGTGCCACGACCCACGAGAGTCGGAGGAAGAGCATAACACCCCATATATTTAAGAGACATCGCATCAGCACCCCCTGAATCCATCCAAATTTAACGCCCCCGCTCGTGCTTCGTTTCTCATTGGTCCCCGGGAGCAGCGTATTTGTTCCCGGCCCCtgtaaattatttcaacaagTTGAATTAAAcaagtctttttttttttatgaaactcTCGGCAAAAGGAATTCTCCTCTCCGGAGTATTATACGAATGTTTGCAGGGCGTTCGAGGTGCTCGCGCAGCTTCGCGCATACCCACGTGTGTAGCATGTACGTGCTCGAATTACCAAACGGCCCTACCACACGGAGAGCGTGAGCGTTCTTCGATATCTCTTCGTCTCTGTGGCCCTCGTCGTTTCTTGTTCCTCGATCTTAACCGAGTTcatcgaaatgaatttcgttcgagcccattggcgtgtctcgataaaatgatggaaaatcaatttatttctctcgcacagagaatgagaaagattGTACGGGGAGCAACGTTATACGACGGCTCGATACGATCTCGTTGGCATCCGCGAGCATCAAACTTTATAAACGCCGCATTTACCGTCAGTTGCTCGCCGAGGACGATCAGCGCgaagggaagagagagagagagagagagagaggccagCGGCGGCGAACGTTACTACTGTGTCAActaaaaatagaacgaattccGGGTGAATTCGTTTAATTCGCGCTACTGGCTCCGAGAGGCGCGATATTGAGTCAGTCGCCGCGGCGGTGGGAGGAAGGAAATGTCCTGCTGCCGCAATTTAGCGTATAGCACGGGATGTCGAGTGTTTTTCCCTGGACGCAGAGACAGCTCGGGAAAAACGAGAGACGCTCCTCCCCCGAGTCCCCTCCGTACGCCTCGTCAACAATCGGTCGTTCCTCGCGAGACGCATATACACACCGCGGCCGCGCGATCGTAATCGGATGTGCAAAATTTCGTCCTGGCCGCGTGACACGCGGCGCGCAACTTGCCCGTTATCCGCACACGGGCCGCGCATCGTCTCGCCGAAATTGACCTTGGTAAGATTTATCTGAGATGATATATTGAACGACGGGGATATGACACGGAAATCACGGCGCGCCCGCGCGCCAAATAACGGCGAGCGACTGCGGCGACTGTGATTCTCGAATACGATCCGGACCTCTTGAACGACGCCACCGGTATTTTTCCTCCTTAcgcttttttattgaaattctcaCCTTGTTGAGTAAGGTAGGATTGTGAAGTTCGTCCAAAGAGGGTCTGTGCGCCGCTTGGATACTCAGTATGTTCCGATAATTGTCGAGTCTCGGTAAAGCCTCCCTCGTCATGTTTCTCAATGATTTACGAAACTCTTGATCCCCGAGGAGGCTGCTCCGGCCCTCCAAGCTGTCCACGCGATTCACGTGAAATCGCGTTCTCCTCTGCTGAAGCGGATCCAGCTCGATTCCTCCTCCTTCCTCGACCCCGACAGCTCGATGTCGTTTTTTACCGTTTTCGTTCGGCATCTTTTGCTCTCCGATTCTTCTCCTCGAGTGTTGGCCCTGAGAATTTCATATACAaatcctttatttttttctcaatatataTAGAATCAATCAAACGGTCCGACGATGCTGGGCACTCGTCTCGTGGTGGCCGCAGCAGGGCGGTGGCGATGACGCGACTCTCTCGTATCTCGCGCGCCACCCGCGCCGTTGATCGCTCCTGATCGACCTGTCCTTACCTTGAgacaattattcaataaactACCGCGTGGGCACTCTCAATTATGAAATTAGCCTCGTTATTTGCGACAACGACGATGCCACCGCCCGTGTACAATTACCGAATCGGTTTCGGGCGGGGGCCGGGCGATCGAGATGCTCGGCGTATACGACGTCGCATCGCCGCCGCCGCCTTACCCCGGATCAACCACAAATTAACTCCAACGTTTTCATCTCCACTCACTATTTCTCTCCTCTTCGGCGCGATCTCGGACGGAGATATAATTACTCGCGGTTAATTGCATCAAAGACCAAGATGACGAACATTATTCATATTCTAAATTGACGGTAGTTTCGTTCTTTTCTTTCCACATGCTCCGAGacatcattttttcgtcaataCTAATTTGCTTTGTACTTGTCCAAATTCTACTGACAAAAGCTCTCGATAAGCGTCCCTTGTTTTATCTTTGATCCAAATTAAACTCGATTCGTCATCGgattgaattttgtttttttttttttcaatttagcCAAGTTTGGGTTACTAttcggatttaaaaaaaaaattcgctcaCGATATTCAATGACTGCTGGAAAGAAAGCGACAGAGGTGCcaagtaaataaaaatagtcgcTGCGATGATGTACAGACGGTCCTCGCGTTGATCTACCAACCGGTGATATTAAAAAACGCCGGAAAATCCTGCGTGGTCGTTCGATTCATGCGCCGATGGCACCGATGACACCGATGGCACCGATCactgataaaataaaaaaaagtagtacTCCGCCGATGTGCCGTGCCTTCACATGTTTCGTTTTTCGAAGCCAGTTTCGAGCCTACGA
It includes:
- the Ncc69 gene encoding bumetanide-sensitive sodium-(potassium)-chloride cotransporter, which encodes MPNENGKKRHRAVGVEEGGGIELDPLQQRRTRFHVNRVDSLEGRSSLLGDQEFRKSLRNMTREALPRLDNYRNILSIQAAHRPSLDELHNPTLLNKGPGTNTLLPGTNEKRSTSGGVKFGWIQGVLMRCLLNIWGVMLFLRLSWVVAQTGVGEAILLILTTTVVTTITSLSMSAISTNGLIKGGGTYYMISRSLGPEFGGSIGLIFSLANAVACSMYVVGFCESMVDCLKTYGLCMVDCASTDIRIIGCITIVLLLLIVMIGMEWEAKAQFGLLIVLLVAILDFTVGSFVGPKNDVERAKGYVGYSAALLKENFRPDYRYSEGVEHNFFSVLAIFFPAATGILAGANISGDLKDPQSAIPKGTLLAILLTTLSYLLMAFMIGGSVLRDASGNVTDLLSHVATENLTSGEALDRPWSIYGTDFNCTNSCPYGSHNSFQVIELVSLFGPFIYAGCFAATLSSALASLVSAPKVFQALCQDRLYPGIHWFSGQEGREPVRGYLLTFVIAVGFILIGQLNAIAPLISNFFLAAYTLVNFSTFHASLARPIGWRPTFKYYNMWLSLAGAILCVAVMFLISWWTALITLSVVLGLYLIVAYRKPDVNWGSTTQAQTYNNALTAVQQLDRVEEHVKNYRPQLLLLSGTPSERMGLVNFAYRITKRQSLLICGNIIEIPVSYKTRASMTTKSTGWFRSHKIKAFYTLADGVTFQQGATSFLQASGLGKLRPNILMMGYKRDWAICPRENLNMYFNVMHKALDMHIAVAIVRLDEEQLQDEGGHLGTEERPGEARGGEPKSSVVSIIRGNQSFSQLSQASSISDVSMPATPSLGGRSRRTINEYPDASGSPEDSREQTSREPPPSFSSALGAAAVTRFERKRKKGTIDVWWLYDDGGLTLLLPYIISTRRNWADAKLRVFALANKHSELEYEQRNMASLLSKFRIDYSALKVISDVSKPAQQSTRDFFDSLISDFRTNSDAAPSEDDTRITDSELLAMNEKTNRHLRLRELLQEHSMEANLIVMTLPMPRKGAVSAPLYMAWLETLTRDTPPFLLVRGNHTSVLTFYS